The following coding sequences lie in one Arachis ipaensis cultivar K30076 chromosome B03, Araip1.1, whole genome shotgun sequence genomic window:
- the LOC107631406 gene encoding ras-related protein RHN1, which yields MATIGHNNLNAKLVLLGDMGAGKSSLVLRFVKGQFLEFQESTIGAAFFSQTLAVNDATVKFEIWDTAGQERYHSLAPMYYRGAAAAIIVYDITTPDSFTRAKKWVQELQKQGNPNMVMALAGNKADLEDKRQVTADEARVYAEENGLFFMETSAKTAANVNDIFYEIAKRLPRAQPAQNPAGMVLVDRPAEVSRGAASCCS from the exons ATGGCTACGATCGGCCACAACAATCTCAATGCCAAATTG GTTCTCCTCGGGGACATGGGTGCCGGAAAATCCAGTCTCGTTTTGCGCTTCGTCAAGGGTCAATTTCTTGAATTTCAG GAATCAACTATAGGTGCAGCGTTCTTTTCTCAGACATTGGCTGTCAATGATGCGACAGTGAAATTCGAGATTTGGGACACAGCTGGGCAAGAGAGATACCATAGCTTGGCACCCATGTACTACAGAGGTGCTGCTGCTGCTATCATTGTCTATGACATTACTACCCCG GACTCATTTACGCGAGCCAAGAAGTGGGTCCAAGAGCTTCAAAAGCAAG GGAATCCTAACATGGTCATGGCTCTTGCTGGTAACAAAGCTGACTTGGAAGATAAGAGGCAAGTGACAGCTGAT GAGGCACGTGTATATGCTGAGGAAAATGGTCTGTTTTTCATGGAGACATCTGCAAAAACTGCAGCCAATGTGAATGATATATTTTATGAAATAG CAAAGAGGTTGCCAAGGGCTCAGCCAGCTCAGAACCCAGCAGGGATGGTTCTTGTTGATAGACCTGCCGAAGTATCCAGAGGAGCTGCTTCTTGTTGTTCATAA
- the LOC107631405 gene encoding probable polyamine oxidase 4 produces MDPEDLFSTNLIDGTIASRIERQHRSRPSVIVIGAGISGVAAARSLYDASFKVTVLESRDRVGGRIHTDYSFGCPVDMGASWLHGVCNENPLAPLIRGLGLTLYRTSGDNSVLYDHDLESYMLFNINGHQVPQQTVIEVGDTFKRILEETGKVRDENPDDMSVSQAISIVLDRHPELRQQGLAHEVLQWFICRMEAWFAADADMISLKTWDQEHVLTGGHGLMVQGYDPIIKSLAKDIDIRLNHRVTKISSGYNKVMVTVEGGRNFVADAAIITVPLGILKANLIEFEPKLPDWKVSAISDLGVGNENKVALRFDKVFWPNVELLGIVAPTSYACGYFLNLHKATGHPVLVYMAAGRFAYDLEKLSDESAAEFVMQQLKNMFPDACEPVQYLVSRWGTDPNSLGCYSYDLVGKPTDVYDKLRAPLGNLFFGGEAVSLDNQGSVHGAYSAGVMAAENCQTHILEKQGQLEKIPLVSLRHEMLETSIPLQISRM; encoded by the exons ATGGACCCTGAGGACTTATTTTCCACCAATTTGATTGATG GTACCATTGCCTCCCGCATTGAGAGGCAACACAGATCTCGCCCCTCTGTTATTGTAATTGGTGCTGGGATATCAGGGGTTGCTGCTGCACGTAGTCTCTATGATGCATCTTTTAAG GTAACCGTACTCGAGTCACGGGACAGAGTTGGAGGCCGGATTCATACTGACTACTCATTTGGTTGTCCAGTTGATATGGGTGCCTCATG GTTGCATGGAGTTTGCAATGAGAATCCCTTGGCTCCATTGATACGTGGTCTGGGCCTTACTTTATACCGAACCAGTGGTGACAACTCTGTCTTATATGACCATGATTTGGAAAG TTATATGCTGTTCAACATCAATGGTCATCAAGTTCCACAACAGACAGTTATTGAAGTCGGAGACACCTTTAAGAGAATACTAGAAGAG ACAGGGAAAGTGAGAGATGAAAATCCTGATGACATGTCAGTTTCCCAAGCAATTTCAATTGTGTTAGACAGACATCCAGAACTAAG GCAACAAGGACTTGCCCATGAAGTGCTGCAATGGTTTATATGCAGAATGGAAGCTTGGTTTGCTGCTGATGCGGATATGATATCACTGAAAACCTGGGACCAA GAACATGTCCTAACCGGTGGCCATGGACTTATGGTGCAAGGATATGACCCTATTATAAAATCTCTTGCAAAAGATATTGATATACGCTTAAACCACAG GGTGACCAAGATATCCAGTGGTTACAATAAGGTAATGGTTACGGTCGAGGGTGGTAGGAACTTTGTTGCTGATGCTGCCATTATAACCGTTCCTCTTGGAATTCTAAAGGCCAATCTGATTGAATTTGAACCAAAACTGCCCGATTGGAAGGTTTCAGCCATTTCGGATCTTGGAGTGGGCAATGAAAATAAGGTGGCCCTAAGATTCGACAAGGTGTTTTGGCCTAATGTAGAACTCCTGGGCATTGTTGCCCCAACCTCTTATGCCTGTGGCTATTTTCTCAATCTCCACAAAGCAACAGGTCATCCCGTTCTCGTCTATATGGCGGCTGGCAGGTTTGCTTATGACCTGGAGAAACTTTCTGATGAATCAGCTGCCGAGTTTGTAATGCAACAGCTCAAGAATATGTTCCCTGATGCTTGTGAGCCA GTTCAGTATCTCGTGTCACGTTGGGGAACAGATCCAAACTCTCTTGGTTGCTACTCATATGATTTAGTTGGAAAGCCAACTGACGTGTATGACAAGCTTCGTGCACCATTAGGTAATCTATTCTTTGGTGGTGAAGCTGTGAGCTTGGATAATCAGGGATCAGTGCATGGAGCTTACTCTGCTGGTGTTATGGCCGCTGAGAATTGCCAGACACACATTTTGGAGAAACAAGGCCAATTGGAAAAGATCCCTCTTGTCTCTCTCAGGCATGAAATGCTTGAAACTTCTATTCCTCTTCAGATTTCTAGGATGTGA
- the LOC107631403 gene encoding cell wall integrity and stress response component 1 has translation MEQQLKKNNNTNMVEGKKKIAGLVHEDDDFFSHSSSSVSCSNSSSTSIGSDDSFEEVTSSPSSSSSSSSSIDHQLAHDDPLSDMSSLFQKLPIKRGLSRYYEGKSQSFTSLANVRSLEDLAKAENPYNKRLKYSRSYGGALGAYERHNTNNSIKRGMHSNSRRSCSSLMTARRGSSNNLPPIPSPHHRSTNTSTIPSQTVLFA, from the exons ATGGAGCAGCAACTGAAGAAGAATAACAACACCAACATGgttgaaggaaagaagaaaatagcAGGACTAGTTCATGAGGATGATGATTTCTtttctcattcttcatcttctgTGTCTTGTTCTAattcttcttcaacttcaattggTTCTGATGATTCTTTTGAAGAAGTAACatcatctccttcttcttcttcttcttcatcctcaTCAATTGATCATCAGCTTGCACATGATGATCCTTTGAGTGACATGTCTTCTCTCTTCCAAAAACTTCCCATCAA GAGGGGGTTATCAAGATACTACGAAGGGAAGTCACAGTCATTCACATCATTAGCAAATGTGAGGAGCTTAGAGGATCTTGCAAAGGCAGAGAACCCTTACAACAAGAGATTGAAGTATTCAAGGAGCTATGGAGGAGCCTTAGGTGCATATGAGAGGCACAATACTAACAATAGTATTAAGAGAGGGATGCATTCAAATTCAAGGCGTTCATGTTCTTCATTGATGACTGCAAGAAGGGGAAGCTCTAATAACTTGCCTCCAATTCCATCACCACATCATAGATCTACCAATACAAGCACCATCCCAAGTCAAACCGTCTTGTTTGCTTGA